The Halobacterium sp. CBA1132 genome has a segment encoding these proteins:
- a CDS encoding glycosyltransferase family 39 protein encodes MTGGRIRQLVSHARGSRLFTPAVLAVVAALAAYALSVTVFPYHSTNHDEAVYLQQAAMLLDGKLFLHPPVEGSFRPWFFVDSPRGLYSKYAPVTAAVYALGELAGSYRYALPAVAAANVALLYGVVRNAFDHRTGLLAAVVLLCSPLFAVQSAVFLPYAPTTMLNLAFALAYFRAERTGSTRWAAVAGASVGLAFFSRPYTAVLFATPFILHAVWTLRGPLRERRFSELFRRRVATAAFGLCGVAVALAYNAVVTGDPLVFPYQAFAPLDGLGFGRREILNHEIQYTVEVALRANASVLEQFVTEWAPFGALGVPLAAVGAYATHRRGWTWQQAVLAGVAVSVVVGNVYFWGNFNILGDIDDPNGLITTLGPYYHFDLLVPVSAFAGAGLLAGAERVRDAAASRLSTNRALAAALAVLLVASAVLGGVAASATAEQVRDNAELTDHYEAAYEPFEPRPPANSVVFLPDPYGDWLNHPFQPLRNDPGFDGRTVYALDERPLAVADEYPDRTLYRYVYRGSWSPYGGDPVDPDLRRIQVAGGESLTVDTELGLPSWTQTVTLTLTAGDEETYVTVTPRNASSANVSLAVSNGRVRLSSGSENASVPLGEAASVVLDAHVDGGYGAGFAYRVRFPVQRTDDGYRTMTPYRELCTDLRNCEGAAAYVPGVGPDGAYVNASVRSE; translated from the coding sequence ATGACGGGCGGGCGCATCCGCCAACTCGTCTCTCACGCCCGCGGCAGTCGCCTTTTCACGCCAGCAGTACTCGCGGTCGTCGCCGCGCTCGCGGCGTACGCGCTCTCCGTTACCGTCTTTCCGTACCACTCCACGAACCACGACGAAGCCGTCTACCTCCAGCAGGCCGCGATGCTGCTGGACGGCAAACTGTTCCTCCACCCGCCCGTCGAGGGCTCGTTCCGCCCGTGGTTCTTCGTGGACTCGCCGCGCGGCCTCTATTCGAAGTACGCGCCCGTCACCGCCGCCGTCTACGCGCTCGGCGAACTCGCCGGGAGCTACCGGTACGCGCTCCCCGCCGTCGCCGCCGCCAACGTCGCCCTGCTCTACGGCGTCGTCCGCAACGCCTTCGACCACCGGACGGGGCTGCTCGCAGCCGTCGTCCTGCTGTGCTCACCGCTGTTCGCCGTGCAGTCGGCGGTCTTCCTGCCGTACGCGCCGACGACGATGCTGAACCTCGCGTTCGCGCTCGCGTACTTCCGCGCCGAACGCACCGGGAGCACTCGGTGGGCGGCCGTCGCGGGCGCGTCGGTCGGCCTCGCGTTCTTCTCGCGTCCCTACACGGCCGTCCTGTTCGCGACGCCGTTCATCCTGCACGCCGTCTGGACGCTCCGCGGGCCACTCCGCGAACGCCGTTTCTCCGAACTGTTCCGCCGGCGCGTCGCGACCGCCGCGTTCGGTCTCTGTGGGGTCGCCGTCGCGCTCGCGTACAACGCCGTCGTCACGGGCGACCCGCTGGTGTTCCCGTATCAGGCGTTCGCGCCGCTGGACGGCCTCGGCTTCGGCCGCCGCGAGATACTGAACCACGAGATTCAGTACACCGTCGAGGTGGCGCTGCGCGCGAACGCGAGCGTCCTCGAACAGTTCGTCACCGAGTGGGCGCCGTTCGGCGCGCTCGGCGTGCCGCTGGCGGCCGTCGGCGCGTACGCCACCCATCGTCGGGGTTGGACGTGGCAGCAAGCCGTCCTCGCGGGCGTCGCGGTCAGCGTCGTCGTCGGGAACGTCTACTTCTGGGGGAACTTCAACATCCTCGGGGACATCGACGACCCGAACGGCCTGATTACGACGCTCGGGCCGTACTACCACTTCGACCTGCTCGTCCCCGTGAGCGCGTTCGCCGGCGCCGGCCTGCTCGCGGGCGCCGAGCGCGTCCGCGACGCCGCCGCGAGCCGGCTCTCCACGAACCGCGCGCTCGCAGCGGCGCTGGCCGTCCTGCTCGTCGCGAGCGCGGTTCTCGGAGGCGTCGCGGCGTCCGCGACGGCCGAGCAAGTCCGGGACAACGCCGAACTCACCGACCACTACGAGGCCGCCTACGAGCCGTTCGAGCCGCGGCCGCCCGCGAACAGCGTCGTCTTCCTCCCGGACCCGTACGGCGACTGGCTGAACCACCCGTTCCAGCCGCTGCGCAACGACCCGGGCTTCGACGGCCGGACCGTCTACGCGCTCGACGAGCGCCCGCTCGCCGTCGCCGACGAGTACCCGGACCGCACGCTCTACCGGTACGTCTACCGCGGGTCGTGGTCGCCGTACGGCGGCGACCCGGTCGACCCCGACCTCCGGCGAATTCAGGTCGCGGGCGGCGAGTCGCTGACCGTGGACACGGAGTTGGGGCTGCCGTCGTGGACGCAGACGGTGACGCTCACGCTGACGGCGGGCGACGAGGAGACGTACGTCACGGTCACGCCACGGAACGCGTCGAGTGCGAACGTCTCGCTCGCGGTCTCGAACGGACGCGTGCGACTATCTTCCGGGAGCGAGAACGCGTCGGTGCCGCTCGGTGAAGCGGCCAGCGTCGTACTCGACGCGCACGTCGACGGCGGCTACGGCGCCGGGTTCGCGTACCGCGTCCGGTTCCCCGTCCAGCGGACCGACGACGGCTACCGGACGATGACGCCATATCGAGAACTCTGCACGGACTTGCGGAACTGCGAGGGCGCCGCCGCGTACGTGCCCGGCGTCGGGCCGGACGGCGCCTACGTGAACGCGTCGGTGAGAAGCGAGTGA
- a CDS encoding ABC transporter ATP-binding protein, translated as MADSELTTNATVDSDADGPTDAADAVLELDAVTKEYGSETAVTDLSLSVRDGELLTLLGPSGCGKTTTLRMLAGLERPSEGVISLGDETVAGPSTFVEAESRGVGIVFQDFALFPHLSVRENVAFGLTDRDGDAADERVDDLLDLVDMPGMGDRSPDQLSGGQQQRVALARSLAPEPDILLLDEPFSNLDVRLRVEMREEVRRILKEAGVTAVSVTHDQEEALSISDRVAVLNDGQLEQVGDPEEVFEHPESRFVASFLGQAGFLSARVGGDTVDTSIGSYDRTLLKGLADGYAGAMVDVLVRPDDLRAVPDNEANANGTIVRRQYTGPSFIYHVELDNGDVVRCLHNHAEDMAVGEPVTVDLVADHSLAWYPKQG; from the coding sequence ATGGCTGACAGCGAACTCACGACGAACGCGACGGTCGACTCCGACGCCGACGGACCGACCGACGCCGCCGACGCGGTGCTCGAACTCGACGCCGTGACCAAGGAGTACGGCTCCGAGACCGCGGTCACGGACCTCTCGCTGTCCGTCCGCGACGGCGAACTCCTCACACTCCTGGGACCGTCGGGCTGCGGGAAGACGACGACGCTGCGCATGCTCGCCGGCCTCGAACGCCCCAGTGAGGGCGTCATCTCGCTGGGTGACGAGACGGTCGCGGGGCCGTCGACGTTCGTGGAGGCCGAGTCGCGGGGCGTCGGCATCGTCTTTCAGGACTTCGCGCTGTTCCCGCACCTCTCGGTCCGGGAGAACGTCGCGTTCGGACTCACCGACCGCGACGGCGACGCCGCCGACGAGCGCGTCGACGACCTGCTCGACCTCGTGGACATGCCCGGGATGGGCGACCGCTCGCCCGACCAGCTCTCGGGCGGCCAACAGCAGCGCGTCGCGCTCGCGCGCAGTCTCGCGCCCGAACCCGACATCCTCCTGTTGGACGAGCCGTTCTCGAATCTGGACGTCCGCCTGCGCGTGGAGATGCGCGAGGAGGTCCGGCGCATCCTCAAGGAGGCCGGCGTCACCGCCGTCTCCGTCACCCACGACCAGGAGGAAGCGCTCTCCATCTCGGACCGCGTCGCGGTGCTCAACGACGGCCAACTCGAACAGGTCGGCGACCCCGAAGAGGTGTTCGAGCACCCCGAGTCGCGGTTCGTCGCGTCCTTCCTCGGACAGGCGGGGTTCCTCTCCGCGCGCGTCGGCGGCGACACCGTCGACACGTCCATCGGGAGCTACGACCGGACGCTGTTGAAGGGGTTGGCCGACGGCTACGCCGGCGCGATGGTCGACGTGCTCGTGCGACCGGACGACCTCCGCGCCGTCCCCGACAACGAGGCCAACGCCAACGGCACCATCGTCCGCCGACAGTACACCGGACCGTCGTTCATCTACCACGTCGAACTGGACAACGGCGACGTCGTGCGCTGCCTGCACAACCACGCCGAGGACATGGCCGTCGGCGAACCCGTCACCGTCGACCTCGTCGCCGACCACTCGCTGGCGTGGTACCCCAAGCAAGGATGA
- a CDS encoding iron ABC transporter permease: MAASERLARLRDAVGGDDEPGLSLAVLAGAVAAFVSLPLVGLLVRASNYGFGHLFGLLTQTGSLDVLANSLVLVFWVTLGCVLIGVPLAVLTVQTDLPGRRFWTVVAALPLVVPSYIGAFTFASAFGPQGDLADALAPLGVERIPAIYGLHGTALVLILFTYPYVFLTTRAALLSFDGTLVEAARTLNHSRWEAFKRVTVPQILPGVTAGALLAALYALSDFGTPSIMRYEVFTQQIYIAQRSLGVPEGYPALLSLQLLAVVAVVLALESRIGEGDASYVSRGSRQPGRITLGVWKWPAMAFCAAVAVLSLGVPLGVLAWWFEQAGAAVFDFEPVVAWNSLKVAVAAALVASLLALPVAGYAARSSSLFSTLTDRLTYVGYAIPGVVVGLALLYLSTEFTQSLYKTVPLLVFAYVVRFLPQAVGTVRSSVLQVDPKLTEAARTLGRSPFGAFRKVTLPLIAPGVAAGAALVFLTTMKELPATLMLSPIGFETLVSYIWLVRGAGSYGAAAIPALVLVGVSALSMVVILAQERYNG; the protein is encoded by the coding sequence ATGGCGGCCAGCGAGCGCCTCGCACGCCTCCGAGACGCGGTCGGTGGCGACGACGAGCCGGGGCTCTCGCTCGCCGTGCTCGCCGGCGCCGTCGCCGCGTTCGTCTCCCTGCCGCTGGTCGGCCTGCTCGTTCGCGCGTCGAACTACGGGTTCGGCCACCTCTTCGGCCTCCTCACGCAGACCGGCAGCCTCGACGTGCTCGCCAACAGCCTCGTGCTCGTGTTCTGGGTGACACTGGGTTGTGTGCTCATCGGGGTCCCGTTGGCCGTCCTCACGGTCCAAACCGACCTTCCGGGGCGGCGATTCTGGACCGTCGTCGCCGCGCTCCCGCTGGTCGTCCCCAGCTACATCGGCGCGTTCACGTTCGCCTCCGCGTTCGGCCCCCAGGGCGACCTCGCGGACGCGCTCGCGCCGCTGGGCGTCGAACGCATCCCCGCCATCTACGGGCTCCACGGCACCGCGCTCGTGTTGATTCTGTTCACGTACCCCTACGTCTTCCTCACCACGCGGGCCGCGCTGCTGTCCTTCGACGGCACGCTCGTGGAAGCCGCGCGCACCCTCAACCACTCGCGCTGGGAAGCGTTCAAGCGCGTCACCGTCCCCCAGATTCTGCCCGGCGTCACCGCCGGCGCGCTGCTGGCGGCGCTGTACGCGCTCTCTGACTTCGGGACGCCCTCCATCATGCGCTACGAGGTGTTCACCCAGCAGATATACATCGCCCAGCGCAGCCTCGGCGTCCCCGAGGGCTACCCCGCGTTGCTCTCGCTGCAACTGCTGGCGGTGGTCGCCGTCGTGCTCGCGCTCGAATCCCGCATCGGCGAGGGCGACGCGTCCTACGTCTCCCGTGGCTCCCGCCAGCCCGGCCGCATCACGCTCGGCGTCTGGAAGTGGCCCGCGATGGCGTTCTGTGCGGCCGTCGCGGTGCTCTCGCTGGGCGTGCCGCTGGGCGTGCTCGCGTGGTGGTTCGAGCAGGCCGGCGCCGCGGTCTTCGATTTCGAACCCGTGGTCGCGTGGAACTCCCTCAAAGTCGCCGTCGCCGCCGCCCTCGTCGCGTCCCTGCTGGCGCTGCCCGTCGCCGGATACGCCGCGCGCTCCTCGTCGCTGTTCTCGACGCTGACCGACCGACTGACGTACGTCGGCTACGCGATTCCCGGCGTCGTCGTCGGGCTCGCACTGCTGTACCTCTCCACGGAGTTCACCCAGTCGCTGTACAAGACCGTGCCGCTGCTCGTGTTCGCGTACGTCGTGCGCTTCCTCCCGCAGGCAGTCGGCACGGTGCGCTCGTCGGTCCTCCAGGTCGACCCGAAACTCACGGAGGCCGCGCGCACGCTCGGCCGGTCGCCGTTCGGCGCGTTCCGGAAGGTGACGCTGCCGCTCATCGCGCCCGGCGTCGCCGCCGGCGCTGCCTTGGTCTTCCTCACGACGATGAAGGAACTCCCGGCGACACTGATGCTCAGTCCGATAGGCTTTGAAACCCTCGTCTCCTACATCTGGCTCGTCAGAGGGGCCGGCTCGTACGGCGCGGCCGCGATACCCGCGCTCGTGCTCGTGGGCGTGTCCGCGCTCTCGATGGTCGTCATCCTCGCACAGGAACGATACAATGGCTGA
- a CDS encoding extracellular solute-binding protein produces MRERQSQTRRRFLAAAGVASTTALAGCSGILGSGGSDSDDRPTLADFRGSGEIVSDRPVPGGTSIEDLPDLEGELSIYLGGGEGGRYTTLIDLLDQYYDGFTASTQTQPSSQLANVIVDEYESGTTQADVFWSVDAGSLAYVAENGATLELSSNARSMVGDDRFVTDQWAGVAGRSRAVPYNTNQFSADEIPTSVDEIATADRFTESIGWAPTYGAFHGFVTAMRQLRGDDGTREWLNNMLEQNPARYGSEYAAVSQGIANGEVGLGLTNHYYPILVFANSPDAPLDLAFTENDAGAFVNTAGASVLDGASDADLADLFVRHLLSAEAQEFLATRGFAFPMIDGVEPVGPLPTIEELSPPELDLQSLSDVQPTIELLEDVGILS; encoded by the coding sequence ATGAGAGAGCGACAGAGTCAGACGCGTCGGCGCTTCCTCGCGGCGGCGGGCGTAGCTTCGACGACCGCACTCGCCGGCTGTTCGGGTATCCTCGGCAGTGGCGGCAGCGACAGTGACGACCGGCCGACGCTCGCGGACTTCCGCGGCTCCGGCGAAATCGTCTCCGACCGACCCGTCCCCGGCGGCACCTCCATCGAGGACCTCCCGGACCTCGAAGGCGAACTCTCCATCTACCTCGGCGGCGGCGAAGGCGGCCGCTACACCACGCTCATCGACCTGCTCGACCAGTACTACGACGGCTTCACGGCGTCCACGCAGACGCAGCCCTCCTCCCAGCTCGCGAACGTCATCGTCGACGAATACGAGAGCGGGACCACGCAGGCCGACGTGTTCTGGTCCGTCGACGCCGGCTCGCTGGCGTACGTCGCGGAGAACGGCGCGACCCTCGAGCTGTCCAGCAACGCCCGCTCGATGGTCGGCGACGACCGATTCGTCACCGACCAGTGGGCGGGCGTCGCCGGCCGGTCGCGCGCGGTTCCGTACAACACCAATCAGTTCAGCGCCGACGAGATTCCCACCAGCGTCGACGAAATCGCGACCGCCGACCGCTTCACCGAGTCCATCGGGTGGGCGCCCACCTACGGCGCGTTCCACGGGTTCGTCACCGCGATGCGCCAACTCCGCGGCGACGACGGCACCCGCGAGTGGCTGAACAACATGCTCGAACAGAACCCCGCGCGCTACGGCAGCGAGTACGCCGCCGTCTCGCAGGGCATCGCGAACGGCGAAGTCGGCCTCGGGCTCACGAACCACTACTACCCGATTCTCGTGTTCGCGAACAGCCCCGACGCCCCCCTCGACCTCGCGTTCACCGAGAACGACGCCGGCGCGTTCGTCAACACCGCGGGCGCCAGCGTCCTCGACGGCGCCAGCGACGCCGACCTCGCGGACCTGTTCGTTCGCCACCTGCTCTCCGCGGAAGCACAGGAGTTCCTCGCCACCCGCGGGTTCGCGTTCCCGATGATAGACGGCGTCGAGCCCGTCGGCCCGCTGCCCACCATCGAGGAACTGTCGCCGCCGGAGTTGGACCTCCAGTCGCTGTCGGACGTCCAACCCACCATCGAACTGCTGGAGGACGTCGGCATCCTCTCGTAG
- a CDS encoding alpha-1 4-glucan-protein synthase, whose product MNRDVCVVVPTIREYECMREYFQNARDHGFDLDRLFVVLVTEDFCDTDGMRAMLDEEGVAGAVFDGSDRESWFAEQDIAEYSHLIPAASHAQTSFGLLYLWANDFEYGVFIDDDTLPHDEWDFFGTHLDNLAHEGSVEEVSSDEQWVNVLFQSDSDLYPRGYPYAAMDEDIETDTTETEHVVASQGLWTNVPDLDAVRILMDGDLQGQAQTRTDFADFDRDFVAAEENYLTVCSMNLAFRREVVPAFYQFPMDDNAWEVGRFDDIWSGVLLKRAADVVGGEIYNGAPLCEHNKAPRSTFDDLANEVAGLELNEHFWKEVAAVEPDEDSYEAVARAVGERLVEGDYEEYNNGAFLAECGEYLLDWVDCCAELAEQRAAAPADD is encoded by the coding sequence ATGAACCGAGACGTCTGCGTGGTCGTGCCGACGATTCGGGAGTACGAGTGCATGCGGGAGTACTTCCAGAACGCCCGCGACCACGGCTTCGACCTCGACCGCCTGTTCGTCGTCCTCGTCACCGAGGACTTCTGTGACACCGACGGGATGCGCGCGATGCTCGACGAGGAGGGCGTCGCCGGCGCCGTCTTCGACGGCAGCGACCGCGAATCGTGGTTCGCCGAACAGGACATTGCCGAGTACAGCCACCTGATTCCCGCCGCCAGCCACGCGCAGACGTCGTTCGGCCTCCTCTATCTGTGGGCCAACGACTTCGAGTACGGCGTGTTCATCGACGACGACACGCTCCCCCACGACGAGTGGGACTTCTTCGGAACGCACCTCGACAACCTCGCCCACGAGGGAAGCGTCGAGGAAGTGTCCTCCGACGAGCAGTGGGTGAACGTCCTCTTCCAGTCCGACTCGGACCTCTACCCGCGCGGCTACCCCTACGCCGCGATGGACGAGGACATCGAGACAGACACCACAGAGACGGAGCACGTGGTCGCCTCGCAGGGGCTCTGGACGAACGTCCCGGACCTCGACGCGGTGCGCATCCTGATGGACGGCGACCTGCAGGGACAGGCCCAGACGCGCACGGACTTCGCGGACTTCGACCGCGACTTCGTCGCCGCCGAAGAGAACTACCTCACGGTGTGCTCGATGAACCTCGCGTTCCGCCGCGAGGTCGTACCCGCGTTCTACCAGTTCCCGATGGACGACAACGCGTGGGAGGTCGGGCGCTTCGACGACATCTGGAGCGGCGTCCTCCTGAAGCGCGCGGCCGACGTGGTGGGCGGCGAGATTTACAACGGCGCGCCGCTGTGCGAGCACAACAAGGCGCCGCGGTCGACGTTCGACGACCTCGCCAACGAGGTCGCGGGCCTCGAACTGAACGAGCACTTCTGGAAGGAAGTCGCCGCCGTCGAGCCCGACGAGGACTCCTACGAGGCAGTCGCGCGGGCGGTCGGCGAGCGCCTCGTCGAGGGCGACTACGAGGAGTACAACAACGGCGCGTTCCTCGCGGAGTGCGGGGAGTACCTGCTCGACTGGGTGGACTGCTGTGCGGAACTGGCCGAGCAGCGCGCGGCGGCGCCCGCCGACGACTGA
- a CDS encoding protein kinase: protein MDRHTDGSVDEERIAALRRSVDADGVEELAARLHSDDADERAGAAWRLVDAVTTDPTGVRAVLDDVRGAVEDDDVWVRRGATWVLAELAERQPDALSVQFSDLVSLTRASDPLVQQNAVVAVAGVTKSYPARASSGLSAIAALTQSENALVKRYAEQAVEEVTAAIAARAEDAGYPVVVRSHPAYADLFPDGVSVVETGGDDDRSQPIHVSFGQNAPVHSEEREGEETEAGRPKEIPDPPEVTLAADDVSPNMKLRAGVLTTDYRADVDEDVLEHGLATVRRLHADESEVTSAFADAVEQWAGVDDHDHVVAVLGHGPRWLATRYDDGDTLEGRGAPATLAEAVWDASVLTRAVSHAHSRGVVHGGVHPGAVRFVATGPRTWDAPLLGDWGFAHAASARQTPPIPGAFAAPEHRDPETYGRFDQATDVYGLGALAYFLLTGEPPGSRDTRIPASERNPALPEEADDLFARALAPEKRARFATVLDFQRAFDDLAAGIDGVQR, encoded by the coding sequence ATGGACCGCCACACTGACGGCTCGGTCGACGAGGAGCGGATTGCGGCGCTCCGGCGGTCGGTCGACGCCGACGGCGTCGAGGAGCTCGCAGCGCGACTCCACAGCGACGACGCCGACGAGCGCGCGGGCGCCGCGTGGCGCCTCGTTGACGCCGTCACCACCGACCCGACGGGGGTTCGCGCCGTCCTCGACGACGTTCGAGGCGCCGTCGAGGACGACGACGTGTGGGTGCGACGGGGCGCGACGTGGGTGCTCGCGGAGCTCGCGGAGCGCCAGCCTGACGCGCTCTCCGTGCAGTTCTCCGACCTCGTGTCGCTGACGCGGGCGTCGGACCCGCTCGTCCAGCAGAACGCCGTGGTCGCGGTCGCGGGCGTCACGAAGTCCTATCCGGCGCGGGCCTCTTCTGGCCTGTCGGCAATCGCGGCGCTCACGCAGTCCGAGAACGCGCTCGTGAAGCGGTACGCCGAGCAGGCCGTCGAGGAAGTGACCGCGGCCATCGCGGCGCGCGCCGAGGACGCCGGCTACCCGGTGGTCGTGCGCTCGCATCCGGCGTACGCGGACCTCTTCCCGGACGGCGTCTCCGTGGTCGAGACGGGCGGCGACGACGACCGCTCGCAGCCGATTCACGTCTCCTTCGGGCAGAACGCGCCCGTCCACAGCGAGGAACGCGAGGGCGAGGAGACCGAGGCAGGGCGCCCGAAGGAGATTCCGGACCCACCGGAAGTGACGCTGGCTGCCGACGACGTCTCGCCGAACATGAAACTCCGGGCGGGCGTGCTGACGACGGACTACCGGGCGGACGTCGACGAGGACGTGCTCGAACACGGGCTGGCGACGGTCCGTCGACTGCACGCCGACGAGAGCGAGGTCACGTCCGCGTTCGCGGACGCGGTCGAGCAGTGGGCGGGCGTGGACGACCACGACCACGTGGTCGCCGTCCTCGGGCACGGGCCGCGGTGGCTAGCGACCCGCTACGACGACGGCGACACGCTGGAGGGCCGCGGTGCGCCGGCGACGCTCGCGGAAGCCGTCTGGGACGCCAGCGTCCTCACGCGCGCCGTCAGCCACGCGCACTCGCGGGGCGTCGTCCACGGCGGCGTCCACCCGGGCGCGGTGCGGTTCGTGGCGACGGGCCCGCGGACGTGGGACGCGCCGCTGCTGGGCGACTGGGGGTTCGCACACGCCGCGAGCGCGCGGCAGACACCGCCGATTCCGGGGGCGTTCGCGGCGCCCGAGCACCGTGACCCGGAGACGTACGGGCGCTTCGACCAAGCGACGGACGTCTACGGGCTGGGCGCGCTCGCGTACTTCCTGCTCACGGGTGAACCGCCGGGCAGCCGCGACACGCGGATTCCCGCGTCCGAGCGGAACCCCGCGCTGCCGGAGGAGGCGGACGACCTGTTCGCGCGTGCGCTGGCGCCGGAGAAGCGCGCGCGGTTCGCGACCGTGCTGGACTTCCAGCGCGCGTTCGACGACCTCGCTGCGGGCATCGACGGGGTGCAGCGATGA
- a CDS encoding glycerate kinase → MVDIRDRAALADTPARETALACVAAGIDAARPDRVVADELAVDGATLRIADATYDLADYDRVVVLGGGNAAAHVARALADVLGDRLDGGCVVTDDPVAVPGVDVLPSDHPVPSERGVESTAELLAAARDYGEETLVLAVITGGGSAVMPAPADGLSLSDLQETTEALLRSGATIHDVNAVRKHCSALKGGRLARALAPATVTTLVFSDVVGNDLDVIASGPTAPDTSTYGDALVVLDDYAVGVPAAVRVHLERGARGDRPETPSKGDPAFEDVHTHVLADGSTALAAARAAASERGYEPLVLSSRIEGEAREVGGVHAAIASEAAATGDPVEPPAVVLSGGELTVTVVGDGDGGPNQECALAAAHRLPDGAALACVDTDGIDGASEYAGALVDGETVDDPADARAALRENDAGGFLADRNALIRTGPTGTNVNDLRVLVVTD, encoded by the coding sequence ATGGTGGACATCCGAGACCGAGCGGCGCTCGCCGACACGCCCGCCCGCGAGACGGCGCTGGCGTGCGTCGCCGCCGGCATCGACGCGGCGCGTCCCGACCGCGTCGTTGCCGACGAACTCGCAGTCGATGGAGCCACGCTCCGCATCGCGGATGCGACCTACGACCTCGCCGACTACGACCGCGTCGTCGTACTCGGCGGCGGGAACGCAGCCGCACACGTCGCTCGCGCGCTCGCTGACGTGCTCGGTGACCGACTCGACGGCGGGTGCGTCGTGACCGACGACCCCGTAGCAGTGCCGGGCGTCGACGTGCTCCCCAGCGACCACCCCGTGCCCTCCGAACGCGGCGTCGAATCCACCGCGGAGCTGCTCGCCGCCGCCCGCGACTACGGCGAGGAGACGCTCGTGCTCGCGGTGATAACCGGCGGCGGCAGCGCTGTCATGCCCGCGCCGGCCGACGGCCTCTCGCTGTCGGACTTGCAGGAGACGACGGAAGCCCTGCTGCGCTCGGGCGCGACGATTCACGACGTGAACGCCGTCCGCAAGCACTGCTCGGCGCTGAAAGGCGGGCGGCTCGCGCGAGCGCTCGCGCCGGCGACCGTCACGACGCTCGTGTTCAGCGACGTCGTCGGCAACGACCTCGACGTGATTGCGAGCGGGCCGACCGCCCCCGATACGTCGACCTATGGCGACGCGCTGGTCGTGCTGGACGACTACGCGGTCGGCGTTCCGGCCGCCGTCCGCGTCCACCTCGAACGCGGCGCGCGCGGCGACCGCCCCGAGACGCCCAGCAAGGGCGACCCGGCGTTCGAGGACGTTCACACGCACGTACTGGCGGACGGTTCGACCGCACTCGCCGCTGCGCGTGCCGCCGCCAGCGAACGCGGCTACGAGCCGCTCGTGTTGTCCTCGCGCATCGAGGGCGAAGCCCGCGAAGTCGGCGGCGTCCACGCCGCGATTGCCAGCGAGGCCGCGGCCACGGGCGACCCCGTCGAACCGCCCGCAGTCGTCCTCTCGGGGGGCGAACTCACGGTGACCGTCGTGGGCGACGGCGACGGCGGCCCGAACCAGGAGTGCGCGCTCGCCGCTGCCCACCGGCTCCCCGACGGCGCGGCGCTCGCGTGCGTGGACACGGACGGCATCGACGGCGCGAGCGAGTACGCCGGCGCGCTCGTCGACGGCGAGACGGTCGACGACCCCGCTGATGCCCGCGCGGCGCTCCGCGAGAACGACGCCGGCGGCTTCCTCGCCGACCGGAACGCGCTGATTCGGACGGGACCGACGGGGACGAACGTCAACGACCTGCGCGTGTTGGTCGTGACGGACTGA
- a CDS encoding universal stress protein produces MSINSEDRPWPQVLDHDGVDWPSDEQRVLVPFCEAANRTETSRLGASIAFGSDGELYLLHAIAGGDSVNGDELRHEAELELELREEFSVPVTQFESEFSKGVLDSFVDAHSITATVVDREEREFFARGRDEQTVASGCHTVVGTRMDDFESPSSILVPVAKGPHSGLATRIAEAIARATGCWIEVFHVVGEDATEQEKGDADALLDAYEHRLGDDVDVDHHVVEAAEPADEIIEHASYHDVTVLGAPEKGRLRRFLFGSTTDDVERDGESGPVLTVHRDTDESVLSRWV; encoded by the coding sequence ATGAGCATCAACTCCGAGGACCGGCCGTGGCCGCAGGTGCTCGACCACGACGGCGTGGACTGGCCGTCCGACGAGCAGCGCGTGCTCGTCCCGTTCTGCGAGGCGGCGAACCGGACGGAGACGAGTCGGCTCGGCGCGAGCATCGCGTTCGGGAGCGACGGCGAACTGTACCTCCTGCACGCCATCGCCGGTGGCGACTCCGTGAATGGCGACGAACTCCGTCACGAGGCGGAACTGGAACTAGAACTGCGCGAGGAGTTCTCGGTCCCCGTGACGCAGTTCGAGTCGGAGTTCTCGAAGGGCGTCTTGGACTCGTTCGTCGACGCGCACTCGATAACGGCGACCGTCGTCGACCGCGAGGAGCGGGAGTTCTTCGCTCGCGGGCGCGACGAGCAGACGGTCGCGTCGGGGTGTCACACCGTCGTCGGGACGCGCATGGACGACTTCGAGTCGCCGTCTAGCATCCTCGTCCCCGTGGCGAAGGGGCCCCACTCGGGGCTGGCGACGCGAATCGCGGAGGCGATTGCGCGCGCTACCGGCTGCTGGATAGAGGTCTTCCACGTCGTCGGCGAGGACGCCACCGAACAGGAGAAGGGGGACGCGGACGCCCTGCTGGACGCCTACGAGCACCGCCTCGGCGACGACGTCGACGTCGACCACCACGTCGTCGAAGCCGCCGAACCCGCCGACGAAATCATCGAGCACGCCAGCTACCACGACGTGACCGTGCTGGGCGCGCCCGAGAAGGGGCGGCTCAGGCGGTTCCTGTTCGGGTCGACGACCGACGACGTCGAGCGAGACGGCGAGTCCGGGCCCGTGCTGACGGTCCACCGCGACACGGACGAGTCCGTGCTCTCCCGCTGGGTGTAG